Below is a window of Synechococcus sp. RSCCF101 DNA.
AACTGCCGCACCGGTTTCTGGAGGAGTCGACCGGCCGGACCGGGGCTGAGGCCTGACCCCGCGGTCCTCGCTCAGAGCGCAGCCCCGCTGAAGCGTTCGAAGGCGATCAGGCGTGAGAAGTAGAAGGGCGCGGTGTTGAGGCTGCGGCGGCGGGCCTGGAATCCCATGCTCTCGGCAGTGGCCACGATGCCGGCCTCCCGCAACTGGTAGGCGCGGGTGGTCTTGCTGGGCCCCGGGAACAGCTGGCCCACGCGCTTGAGCAGCGCCAGGGAGGGGCTGTAGGGGGCGAAGCTCACGATCAGCTGCCGTTGCGCCAGACCGGCCAGATGCCGCACCATCTGCTCCGCCTGCTCCTGCGGGTAGTGGATGAACACATCCAGGCAGACCACCGTGTCGTAGGTGCCGCTGATCGATTCCAGATCGCTGGTGCTCACCTGAAGCTGCTCCGGGCTGATCCCGGCGCGCTCGGCCCGTCGCCGGGTCTCCAGCACCATGGCTCCGGAGAGGTCGCTCGCCACCACCCGGCCGGCTCCGGCCAGGGCCAGCGGCAGAGCCAGGCTCCCCACCCCGCAGCCGGCATCGCAGATGCTGCGCCCGCTCAGATCCCCCTCCTGCTTCAGCCAGCCCAGCACCTCATCGACCGTCTTCTGGTGGCCGATGCGGATGTTGCGCTGGACCTTGTTGACGTCGTCGCTGTCGCTGTAGATGCGGTTCCAGCGATCGAAACCCGTGCCGTTGAAATAGGCCTCAACCTGCTCCTTCTCACTGGCCTGCGGTTCCGCGGTCATGGGGAGGAGCGCTGCAACGAACGGCGCGGATCCTATGGGAGCTGCTCCTCTCCGTTGCGGCGCCAGCTCAGCTCGCCGCCGTGCTCGCTCCAGCGCAGGCAGGCGCTGAGCGGCCGGTGCAGCAGAAGATCGATGGCCTGTAGCGGTCGACGGCGGAGTGCCCGCCATGGGGTCACCGTCGCGGCGGCGATGGCGGCGGAGCGCTCGCCGCTCCAGGCGGCCAGCCGCCGGACCCCTTCCAGCAGTGGCAGGGTCACCCCCGCCAGGGTTCCGTCCTCCAGACGGCAGGTGCCGTCCTGCACGATCAGGGGCCGGCTGTCCCAGCGGTGGGTCCCGTCGCCGAGGCCGTAGGGCGCCAGGGCATCGCTCACCAGGGTCAGCTGAGCGGGCGCCAGCCGCTGCAGAAGCACGGCCAGCGACGGACTCACGTGCACGCCGTCGGCGATCAGCCCCAGGGCGATGCCGCCGTGCAGCAGGGCGGCCGCCACCGGGCCGGGGGCGCGGTGGCCGAGGCCGGGCATGGCGTTGAAGGTGTGGGTCAGCATGGCCACCCCAGCCGCGAAGGCCGCCCGGGCCTGCCCCTCGTCGGCTTCGCTGTGGCCCAGGCAGACCAGGGCGCCCCGACCCGCCAGGTCGCGCACCAGCGCCTCGCCGCCGGGCCGCTCGGGGGCCAGGGTGACCATGGCGATGTCCGCATCGGGGCCGCAGAGGAACCCCTCCAGGCGGGCGCGCAGGGCATCCGCCGAGGGCGGCACGATCTGATCGCCGGGATGGGCGCCGCGGCGCACGGGGGCCAGGAACGGCCCCTCCAGGTGGGCTCCCAGCAGGCGGCAGCGGCCCGGGCGATGCCGTTGGCGCGCCTCGCGCAACACCGCCAGGGCCCGGCGCAGATCCTCCGGCGGGCAGGTCACGATCGTGGGGGCGATCGCTTCCACACCGTCCTCCCAGAGTCGCTGCAGCAGGGCATCGAGGCGATCCCGATCGCACTCCTTCAGTTCCGGGAAGGCGAGACCCAGACCGCCGTTGATCTGGAGATCGACGCCCATCGGGCTGAGCCAGTCGCCCTGCCAGTCCTCGCCGGCGGCGCGGCTGCCGCGGGAGATCCGCTGCACGGCAACGATTCTGTCGTCGTCGTCAACGCCGACGCGCCAGCGGCGATCGATCGCCTCCGCCGACCGGTCGGTGCCGGGCAGGCGCACGTTGCTCAGCCAGCGCACGGGGCGCCTCCGGGAGAGGATGGCCCCATCCTTGCCGAGCGAAGCCGTCATGCCGCCATCGGCCGCCGAACCGTCCGCCGATCCGCCTGCCGCTCCACCGTCCGGTCCCGCCCGGGTGGCGGTGGTGATGGGCAGTGACTCGGATCTGCCCACCCTGGAGCCGGGCGTGCGCCTGCTCGAGCGCTTCGGGGTCGCCACCGAGGTCAGGGTGCTCTCGGCCCATCGCACGCCGCTGGAGATGGTGGCCTTCGCCGCGGACGCCGCCGGCCGCGGCCTGCAGGTGATCGTGGCCGGAGCCGGTGGCGCCGCCCATCTGCCGGGCATGGTCGCCTCGCTGACCACCCTGCCGGTGATCGGCGTGCCGGTGCGCAGCCGCGCCCTCTCGGGGGTGGATTCGCTGCACTCGATCGTGCAGATGCCGGCGGGCATCCCGGTCGCCACCGTGGCCATCGGCAACGCCATCAACGCCGCCCTGCTGGCGATCCGGATCCTGGCCGTGTCCGATCCGGACCTGGCCCAGGCCCTGGCGGGCCATCAGCGGGAGATGCATCAGCAGGTGCGGGGCAAGGACGAGCGGCTGCAGGACCTCGGTGCCAGTGCCTATCTCGCCGCCATGGAGACCTCCGGCGGTGGCTGAGGCCCCGGTGCTGCCCCGCTGGATGCGCTGGGGGCTCAGCCTGCCCCTGCTGGCGCTGAATCTGGTGGTGCTGCGGCTGCTGTTGCTGCCCCTGGCCCCGTTCCCGGCCCTGTTCCTCACCGCGGCCCTGATCGCCTTCCTGCTGGATCTGCCCTGCCGCTGGCTCAGCGCCCGGGGCCTGCCCCGCTGGCTGGCCATCAGCCTGGTGGTGCTCAGTGCCGTTCTGGCGCTGCTGCTGGCGGCCATCACACTCGTGCCGCGGCTGATCGACCAGCTCAGCCAGCTGATCAGCGCTCTGCCCCGCTGGCTGGTGGCGGCCGAGAGCTGGGTGAACCAGCTGCAGGTCTGGGCCCAGGGCCGGGGTCTCCCCACCGAGTTCGGTGACCTGAGCAGCGATCTGATCACACGCACCAGCCGGGTGATCAGCCAGCTCAGCCAGCAGTTGCTGAGCGTGCTCGGAGCCACGCTGGGAGTCACGATCAACACCGTGATCGTCCTGGTGCTGGCGGTGTTCCTGCTGCTGGGCGGAGAGTCGATCGCCGCAGGGCTGGCGGGATGGCTGCCTCCCCCCTGGCGGGAGCGGGTCACCGGCACGCTGGAGAGGACCTTCCGGGGCTACTTCGCCGGTCAGGTGCTGCTGGCGCTGATCCTCAGCCTCGGCCAGATCCTGGTGTTCACCCTGCTGCGCATCCCCTACGGCGTGCTGTTCGCCGTGGCGATCGGTGTCACCACCCTGATCCCCTATGCCAGTGCCTTCACCATCGTGCTGGTGAGCCTGCTGCTGGCCCTTGAGGATCCGCGCACCGGCCTCGAGATCCTCGCGGCCGCCATCGTGGTCGGCCAGGTGGTGGATCAGGTGGTGCAGCCCCGCCTGATGGGCAAGATCGTCGGTCTGCAGCCGGCCTGGCTGCTGATCAGCCTGCCTCTTGGCGCCCGTCTCGGCGACCTCTTCGGGTTCGGGCAGCTTCTGGGTCTGCTGCTGGCGGTGCCGGCCGCCAGCTCTCTGAAGACCCTGATCGATGCGGCCCGTTCAGAACCCGCCCGCGGGGCGGCTGCCCTCAGTCCGCCGCAGGCAGGATCCCCTTCGCCCTGAGGTGGTCCAGCACGCTGGCCACGCAGCTCGCCAGATCCTGTTCACCGGTGTTGAGCCGCAGTTCCGGTGACTCCGGCTCCTCGTAGGGGCTGGAGATACCGGTGAAATCCTTGATCGCTCCGGCTCTTGCCTTGGCATAGAGACCCTTGGGATCCCGCTCCTCACACACGCTGAGGGAGGCGGCGCAGTGGATCTCGACGAAATCACCGTCGGCGACCAGGGAGCGGGCCCGGTCGCGGTCGCTGCGGAAGGGGGAGACGAAGGCCGTCAGCACGATCACGCCGGCATCCAGAAACAGCCGGGCGACCTCGCCGATGCGACGGATGTTCTCCTCCCGGTCGGCATCGGAGAAGCCCAGGTCCTTGCAGAGCCCGTGGCGGATGTTGTCGCCATCGAGCACGTAGGCCGCCAGCCCGTGCTGGAACAGCTCAGCGTTCACGGCATTGGCCAGGGTGCTCTTGCCCGAGCCCGACAGGCCCGTGAACCAGAGGATGGCGCTGCGGTGCCCACGCTGGCGGGCCCGGTCCTCGCGGTTCACCGCGTGCTGATGCCAGACGACGTTGGTGGCCTTCACGGTGGTGTCACCAGCCGGTGTGGCGGTCATCGCAACTCGATCAAACGGTTTGAATTCTCTCCTGCGGTCCCGACAGCCCCGCCTCCGCATGTGTTGACCAGCGTTCAGCCGCCGGCGCGTTTCGGGCGGAAGCCCTCCTCCTCCAGCAGCGCGATTGCCTGGTCCACCCGATCCCCCTGCAGTTCCAGGGCGTCCTCCCGCAGGGTGCCGCCGCTGCCGATGCGCCCCTTGAGCCGTTTCAGCAGTGCCCTGCGCTCGCTGTCGGTCAGCTCCAGCCCGCGGATGACCGTCACCGTCTTGCCTCCCTTGCCCGCGCGGGTGGGCTGCACCCGCACCGTCTGCTGCGCTTTCGGTGTGGTGGAGCCCCCTCCACCAGCCGCTGGGGCACCGGACCGGGTGACGCCGCGCTCCAGTGCCGGGTCGTTCCATTCCCGCCAGCCTCCCTTCGGCATGGTCTCCGCCCCGGCGTCCGCCTGTCTGAGCGCATCCTCCTGCAGGCCCGCCGGCCGGGCTGCCTACGCTGACGGCACGTCCGCAGGCCCGCCGCCGACCGCTCCGTGACCAGCACCCTGCCTCCCAACACCAGCACCGACGCGGGCTCCGATGCTCTCGCTCCGGCCGCGCGCCCGGGTCCCCAGGGTCGCTTCGGGCGCTACGGCGGCCAGTACGTGCCGGAAACCCTCATGCCGGCCCTGGCCGAGCTGGAGACCGCCGCCGCCAGGGCCTGGGCCGATCCGGCCTTCACCGGCGAGCTGAACCGGCTTCTGGCCAGTTACGTCGGCCGTCCCACGGCGCTCTACGAGGCCGAGCGTCTCACCGCCCACTACCGCCGTCCGGAGGGTGGTCCGCGCCTGTGGCTCAAGCGGGAAGACCTGAACCACACCGGCGCCCACAAGATCAACAACGCCCTCGGCCAGGCGCTTCTCGCCCTCCGGATGGGCAAGAAGCGGATCATCGCCGAGACCGGTGCCGGACAGCACGGTGTGGCCACCGCCACGGTCTGTGCCCGCTTCGGGCTGGAGTGCGTCATCTACATGGGCGCGGAGGACATGCGCCGGCAGGCGCTCAACGTCTTCCGCATGCGCCTGCTGGGAGCGCGGGTGCAGCCGGTCACCGCCGGAACGGCCACCCTCAAGGACGCCACCAGCGAGGCGATCCGGGACTGGGTGACCAATGTGGAGACCACCCATTACATCCTCGGGTCGGTGGCCGGGCCTCACCCCTACCCGATGCTCGTGCGCGATTTCCATGCGGTCATCGGCCAGGAGACGCGCCGCCAGTGCCAGGAGGCCTTCGGGCGTCTGCCGGATGTGCTGGTGGCCTGCGTGGGCGGGGGCTCCAATGCCATGGGCCTGTTCCACCCCTTCGTGCCGGAAACCTCCGTGCGGATGATCGGCGTCGAGGCGGCAGGCGAGGGGGTGGCCAGCGGGCGCCACGCGGCCACGATCACGGAGGGACGCACCGGTGTGCTCCACGGCGCCATGAGCCTGCTGCTGCAGGACGACGACGGCCAGGTGCAGGAAGCCCATTCCATCAGTGCCGGCCTCGACTACCCGGGTGTGGGCCCCGAGCACAGCTACCTGCGGGAGATCGGCCGCGTCGACTACGTGGCGGTCACCGATGCCCAGGCCCTCGAGGCCCTGCAGCGCCTCAGCCAGCTCGAGGGGATCATCCCGGCCCTCGAGACGGCCCATGCCTTCGCCCATCTCGAGCAGCTCTGCCCCACCCTCGCTCCGGGCACGGAAGTGGTGCTGAACCTCTCCGGCCGGGGGGACAAGGACGTCAACACGGTGGCCGAGCGCCTGGGGGGTGACCTGGCCGGCTGAGCCTGAGGGGTCAGCACCGGGTCAGAGCGGCTGTTCCTCCCAGGCGAAGCGCGGCAGGCGCTGCAAACCATCCTGCATGCAGCCGGCCCAGACCTCCATCGAGCGGCTGATCTCCGGGGCCCCCTTGTCGAG
It encodes the following:
- the purE gene encoding 5-(carboxyamino)imidazole ribonucleotide mutase, with the translated sequence MPPSAAEPSADPPAAPPSGPARVAVVMGSDSDLPTLEPGVRLLERFGVATEVRVLSAHRTPLEMVAFAADAAGRGLQVIVAGAGGAAHLPGMVASLTTLPVIGVPVRSRALSGVDSLHSIVQMPAGIPVATVAIGNAINAALLAIRILAVSDPDLAQALAGHQREMHQQVRGKDERLQDLGASAYLAAMETSGGG
- a CDS encoding N-acetylglucosamine-6-phosphate deacetylase; amino-acid sequence: MTASLGKDGAILSRRRPVRWLSNVRLPGTDRSAEAIDRRWRVGVDDDDRIVAVQRISRGSRAAGEDWQGDWLSPMGVDLQINGGLGLAFPELKECDRDRLDALLQRLWEDGVEAIAPTIVTCPPEDLRRALAVLREARQRHRPGRCRLLGAHLEGPFLAPVRRGAHPGDQIVPPSADALRARLEGFLCGPDADIAMVTLAPERPGGEALVRDLAGRGALVCLGHSEADEGQARAAFAAGVAMLTHTFNAMPGLGHRAPGPVAAALLHGGIALGLIADGVHVSPSLAVLLQRLAPAQLTLVSDALAPYGLGDGTHRWDSRPLIVQDGTCRLEDGTLAGVTLPLLEGVRRLAAWSGERSAAIAAATVTPWRALRRRPLQAIDLLLHRPLSACLRWSEHGGELSWRRNGEEQLP
- a CDS encoding translation initiation factor, whose product is MPKGGWREWNDPALERGVTRSGAPAAGGGGSTTPKAQQTVRVQPTRAGKGGKTVTVIRGLELTDSERRALLKRLKGRIGSGGTLREDALELQGDRVDQAIALLEEEGFRPKRAGG
- the cysC gene encoding adenylyl-sulfate kinase, which translates into the protein MTATPAGDTTVKATNVVWHQHAVNREDRARQRGHRSAILWFTGLSGSGKSTLANAVNAELFQHGLAAYVLDGDNIRHGLCKDLGFSDADREENIRRIGEVARLFLDAGVIVLTAFVSPFRSDRDRARSLVADGDFVEIHCAASLSVCEERDPKGLYAKARAGAIKDFTGISSPYEEPESPELRLNTGEQDLASCVASVLDHLRAKGILPAAD
- the bchM gene encoding magnesium protoporphyrin IX methyltransferase, translated to MTAEPQASEKEQVEAYFNGTGFDRWNRIYSDSDDVNKVQRNIRIGHQKTVDEVLGWLKQEGDLSGRSICDAGCGVGSLALPLALAGAGRVVASDLSGAMVLETRRRAERAGISPEQLQVSTSDLESISGTYDTVVCLDVFIHYPQEQAEQMVRHLAGLAQRQLIVSFAPYSPSLALLKRVGQLFPGPSKTTRAYQLREAGIVATAESMGFQARRRSLNTAPFYFSRLIAFERFSGAAL
- a CDS encoding AI-2E family transporter, which codes for MRWGLSLPLLALNLVVLRLLLLPLAPFPALFLTAALIAFLLDLPCRWLSARGLPRWLAISLVVLSAVLALLLAAITLVPRLIDQLSQLISALPRWLVAAESWVNQLQVWAQGRGLPTEFGDLSSDLITRTSRVISQLSQQLLSVLGATLGVTINTVIVLVLAVFLLLGGESIAAGLAGWLPPPWRERVTGTLERTFRGYFAGQVLLALILSLGQILVFTLLRIPYGVLFAVAIGVTTLIPYASAFTIVLVSLLLALEDPRTGLEILAAAIVVGQVVDQVVQPRLMGKIVGLQPAWLLISLPLGARLGDLFGFGQLLGLLLAVPAASSLKTLIDAARSEPARGAAALSPPQAGSPSP
- the trpB gene encoding tryptophan synthase subunit beta — encoded protein: MTSTLPPNTSTDAGSDALAPAARPGPQGRFGRYGGQYVPETLMPALAELETAAARAWADPAFTGELNRLLASYVGRPTALYEAERLTAHYRRPEGGPRLWLKREDLNHTGAHKINNALGQALLALRMGKKRIIAETGAGQHGVATATVCARFGLECVIYMGAEDMRRQALNVFRMRLLGARVQPVTAGTATLKDATSEAIRDWVTNVETTHYILGSVAGPHPYPMLVRDFHAVIGQETRRQCQEAFGRLPDVLVACVGGGSNAMGLFHPFVPETSVRMIGVEAAGEGVASGRHAATITEGRTGVLHGAMSLLLQDDDGQVQEAHSISAGLDYPGVGPEHSYLREIGRVDYVAVTDAQALEALQRLSQLEGIIPALETAHAFAHLEQLCPTLAPGTEVVLNLSGRGDKDVNTVAERLGGDLAG